From a single Diachasmimorpha longicaudata isolate KC_UGA_2023 chromosome 13, iyDiaLong2, whole genome shotgun sequence genomic region:
- the LOC135168435 gene encoding transcription elongation factor 1 homolog, with amino-acid sequence MGRRKSKRKPPAKKKAIQPLDTQFNCPFCNHQKSCEVKMDKSRNTARITCRVCLEDFQTTINLLSEPLDVYNDWIDACETAN; translated from the exons ATGGGTCGTAGGAAAAGCAAGAGAAAGCCCCCAGCGAAGAAAAAGGCCATTCAACCCTTGGACACGCAATTCAATTGTCCATTTTGCAATCACCAGAAGTCATGTGAGGTTAAAAT GGACAAATCGAGAAATACTGCAAGAATAACTTGCAGAGTCTGTCTAGAGGATTTTCAGACTACGATTAATCTACTGTCAGAGCCGCTGGATGTTTATAATGACTGGATTGACGCCTGTGAAACTGCAAATTAA
- the Sel gene encoding protein seele has protein sequence MNFVLLLGVLVLPALICADEEIDQKLLQCLVCRATIEEVENVLNKIDPSHQVEVGNYRLDATGNILKKKVSKRSSEVHISEILDNICDKLDDYVRATYKSNGRLTVLRLMTPEGQMNPEISNVDIIQDGDLNKSLKYYCQEIVDEYEDPMIELFQKAGSDVVNDICTRETSICTDELPPEDEEEESQDTERDEL, from the exons ATGAATTTCGTCCTTCTTCTTGGAGTTCTTGTTCTGCCGGCTCTTATATGTGCCGACGAGGAGATTGACCAAAAATTACTCCAGTGTTTGG tttgcaGAGCGACAATTGAAGAAGTGGAGAACGTTCTGAATAAAATTGATCCCTCTCATCAAGTAGAGGTAGGAAATTACCGTCTGGATGCTACgggaaatattttgaagaaaaag gtgTCTAAAAGATCGTCTGAAGTTCACATTTCAGAAATTCTCGATAATATCTGCGATAAATTGGATGATTACGTGAGAGCAACATACAAATCAAATGGCAGATTAACTGTCTTGCGACTGATGACTCCAGAAGGTCAGATGAATCCGGAAATCAGCAATGTTGATATTATTCAGGATGGAGATTTAAACAAAAGCCTCAAATACTAC TGCCAAGAAATCGTCGATGAATACGAGGACCCGATGATTGAGCTGTTCCAGAAAGCGGGGTCTGATGTTGTCAATGACATCTGCACGAGAGAAACGAGCATTTGTACGGACGAGCTTCCACCTGAAGACGAGGAAGAGGAGTCCCAGGATACTGAGCGGGACGAACTTTGA
- the LOC135168418 gene encoding GPI transamidase component PIG-T — protein MMGIKGVILLAIIQINLLSTGAVYNDSFDEELFLKPLSSGHLYAYFQFTTLWRVPRNSEKLHHTHLFPRGLTVLINRHHVQELHISLTEGLWKYRKWGYPVVDAGPGAEIYAWFQEEVQDVDKEWKALTNALSGLLCASLNFVDSSNSMSPEFSFRPLGVLEKPPNSSHLRYSSLPREIVCTENLTPFKKLLPCDSKRGLATLLNSAYIHNTNYHSVGIHFRTVCGNPACTVSSLELRQSVSLIYDTMAEGNQDWSLRKLFGMGLMGVCPLATLSNIYVDTSTNNSIHTYRLTPAPTTKIVSLRGGQRTEIATYDNRAFSTRGVFNIAAVHSKPRTGSVDFPSILSANRYIIEYGQEKATLITKLHNNHWQAIDIVLLENIPWYLSVYLHSMKIERNGENVKPLTLRYSPGRERLQPYYLELILRLPPHSVTKFSIDMDYLFLKWQEYPPDANHGFYMGPAIITASLPTARNYTGLPIDGSTITSSFNASRAGYLVQLRTETIVITLPTPDFSMPYNVICLACTAVALAFGPLHNISTKRLVLKDVKEDFMTKLASASKRKLSSILSFWKQKGKKEEKVD, from the exons ATGATGGGAATTAAGGGAGTGATTCTTTTGGCTATCATTCAGATCAATTTATTAAGTACGGGAGCGGTTTATAATGATTCGTTCGATGAGGAGTTGTTCCTGAAGCCCCTGTCATCAGGGCATCTCTACgcttattttcaatttaccaCCCTGTGGAGGGTACCTAGGAATTCTGAAAAAT TGCACCACACCCACCTCTTCCCTCGAGGGCTGACTGTTTTAATTAATAGGCATCACGTGCAGGAACTACACATCAGTCTTACTGAGGGACTCTGGAAGTACAGGAAATGGGGATATCCAGTAGTGGATGCAGGTCCTGGTGCCGAGATTTACGCCTGGTTCCAGGAGGAAGTGCAGGA TGTTGACAAGGAATGGAAGGCCCTGACGAATGCCCTCTCCGGTCTCCTCTGTGCCTCCCTGAACTTCGTGGACTCCTCCAACAGCATGTCTCCAGAGTTCAGCTTTCGGCCACTGGGAGTCCTCGAGAAGCCCCCGAACTCCAGTCACTTGCGGTACTCATCACTCCCGAGGGAGATCGTCTGCACGGAAAACCTCACTCCCTTCAAGAAACTACTGCCCTGTGACTCGAAGAGGGGCCTTGCCACTCTCCTGAACTCTGCCTACATCCACAACACGAATTACCATTCCGTTGGAATTCACTTCCGCACTGTCTGTGGAAACCCCGCCTGCACAGTGTCTTCTCTGGAGTTGAGACAGTCTGTTTCTCTGATTTATGACACAATGGCTGAGGGAAATCAGGACTGGTCGCTGAGGAAGCTCTTTGGCATGGGACTGATGGGGGTCTGTCCCCTGGCCACATTGAGCAATATCTACGTGGATACATCCACAAATAACAGTATTCACACTTACAGACTGACCCCGGCTCCCACGACGAAGATTGTGAGCCTTCGAGGCGGACAGAGAACTGAAATTGCTACTTATGACAACAGAGCTTTCAGCACTCGAGGGGTCTTCAATATCGCTGCTGTTCACAGTAAACCCAGAACTGGGAGCGTCGACTTCCCATCGATACTATCTGCTAATCGATACATTAttg AATATGGGCAAGAAAAAGCAACTCTGATAACGAAATTGCACAACAATCATTGGCAGGCTATTGACATTGTGTTGTTGGAAAACATTCCCTGGTACTTATCAGTATATTTGCATTCCATGAAGATTGAACGTAATGGAGAAAATGTGAAGCCTC TGACCCTCAGGTATTCTCCTGGAAGGGAGAGACTCCAGCCGTACTACCTCGAGTTAATTCTTCGTCTTCCTCCGCATTCTGTCACGAAATTCTCTATCGATATGGATTACTTGTTCCTGAAGTGGCAGGAGTATCCACCGGATGCTAATCATGGATTTTACATGGGTCCTGCAATCATCACTGCTTCTCTTCCTACTGCTAGAAATTACACTGGTCTGCCTATTGATGGCAGTACGATAACCTCCAG TTTTAATGCATCGAGGGCTGGATATCTCGTTCAACTTCGCACAGAGACAATAGTGATCACTCTGCCAACCCCAGACTTCAGCATGCCATACAATGTCATTTGCTTGGCTTGCACAGCAGTTGCTCTTGCGTTTGGCCCTCTTCATAACATTTCAACCAAGAGGCTAGTCCTGAAAGACGTCAAAGAAGACTTCATGACGAAATTGGCGTCTGCCAGTAAGAGGAAACTCTCCTCAATCCTCTCTTTCTGGAAGCAGAAGGGCAAGAAGGAAGAGAAGGTCGATTAG
- the LOC135168421 gene encoding DEAD-box helicase Dbp80-like, whose amino-acid sequence MTAEHVDWGKLVEQEDLLSSSVTNLTIQQNPTPSEVNGVDASEGEKVPTAAEESLLKKLLHKSLVESKQELEIQRTNPHSPLYSVKSFEELKLRPKLLRGVYDMGFMKPSKIQEMALPTLLADPPGNMIAQSQSGTGKTAAFVLAMLTRVDTSKPYPQVLCLSPTYELAIQTGEVAAKMSKHCPEIKIKYAVRGEEMARGEKITEHIIIGTPGKALDWSLKFRFFDLNKITVFVLDEADVMIATQGHQDQCIRIHKMLPKTCQFMFFSATYEKAVMDFAEIIVESPMIIRLLKEEECLDNIKQFYVNCSDMEAKYDAITTIYTNLTGQAIIFCHTRKTASWLAEKMIQEGFTVAVLSGDMTVEDRIRVLDHFKEGCVTVLVTTNVLARGIDVDQVSLVVNFDLPVNQQGKGDHETYLHRIGRTGRFGKKGIAINLIDSPQAMTICQDMEKHFGKKIELLDMGCRDLKAKIRQ is encoded by the exons ATGACAGCAGAACATGTCGACTGGGGTAAACTTGTTGAGCAGGAAGATCTATTGTCTTCTAGC GTCACAAACTTGACAATCCAGCAGAATCCCACACCTTCTGAAGTCAATGGAGTCGACGCATCCGAGGGTGAAAAAGTCCCAACAGCGGCAGAAGAGTCGCTCCTGAAGAAACTCCTCCACAAGTCGCTCGTCGAGTCCAAACAGGAACTGGAGATTCAACGGACTAACCCACACTCACCCCTGTACAGTGTAAAGTCGTTCGAGGAGTTGAAACTCCGGCCAAAACTCCTGAGGGGGGTCTACGACATGGGCTTTATGAAGCCCtcgaaaattcaggaaatgGCGCTACCAACTTTGCTCGCTGATCCACCAG GAAATATGATCGCCCAGTCCCAATCAGGCACTGGAAAAACAGCCGCCTTTGTACTGGCCATGCTGACCCGGGTTGACACGTCAAAGCCGTATCCCCAGGTGCTCTGCTTGTCACCTACTTATGAGCTGGCCATTCAGACTGGGGAGGTAGCTGCCAAGATGTCCAAGCATTGTCCTGAGATTAAAATCAAATATGCTGTGCGGGGAGAAGAGA TGGCCAGAGGTGAGAAGATCACCGAGCATATAATCATTGGAACCCCTGGTAAAGCTCTGGACTGGTCTCTCAAATTTCGATTCTTCGATCTCAACAAAATCACTGTCTTCGTGCTCGACGAGGCTGACGTGATGATTGCCACACAGGGTCATCAGGACCAGTGCATCAGGATCCACAAGATGTTGCCCAAGACCTGTCAATTCATGTTCTTTTCAGCCACGTACGAAAAAGCTGTGATGGATTTTGCGGAAATCATTGTCGAATCTCCAATGATTATCAGACTATTGAAGGAGGAAGAATGTTTAGACAATATCAAACAGTTCTACGTAAATTGCTCGGACATGGAAGCAAAATACGACGCTATCACGACTATTTATACTAATCTCACAGGACAGGCGATCATTTTCTGTCACACGAGGAAGACTGCTTCGTGGCTGGCGGAGAAAATGATCCAGGAAGGATTCACAGTGGCTGTATTGTCCGGGGATATGACTGTGGAGGATCGGATCCGAGTTCTTGATCATTTCAAGGAGGGCTGTGTCACTGTTCTGGTGACAACTAATGTGTTAGCTCGAG GTATTGACGTGGATCAGGTGTCTCTGGTCGTAAATTTCGATCTTCCAGTTAATCAACAGGGGAAAGGAGACCATGAGACGTACCTCCACCGGATCGGTAGAACAGGCAGATTCGGAAAGAAAGGAATCGCCATAAATCTGATAGACTCCCCACAGGCAATGACGATTTGCCAAGATATGGAGAAACACTTCGGCAAGAAAATTGAACTCCTGGACATGGGTTGTCGGGATCTTAAAGCTAAAATTCGACAGTAA
- the LOC135168431 gene encoding HIG1 domain family member 2A, mitochondrial: MSEKSEPSPSPSSPASLSDLDWIQLREEMDTGHTVETIFDKFIRKIKEQPLVPAGCAVATGALCYGLWSFKEGNKRMSQYMMRTRVIAQGFTVAVAVLGTSRAFGRNSKE; the protein is encoded by the exons ATGTCGGAAAAATCTGAACCGTCCCCATCACCCTCATCACCTGCATCACTTTCTGATCTCGACTGGATACAGCTGAGAGAGGAAATGGATACTGGACATACAGTGGAGACGATATTCGATAAATTTATCAGGAAGATTAAAGAACAACCCCTAGTACCGGCCG GGTGTGCGGTGGCGACAGGAGCTCTGTGCTATGGGCTTTGGTCATTTAAAGAGGGAAATAAAAGAATGTCCCAGTATATGATGCGAACACGAGTTATAGCCCAAGGATTCACTGTGGCGGTTGCTGTTCTTGGAACGAGTAGAGCGTTTGGGCGAAACTCAAAGGAATAA